From one Pseudoliparis swirei isolate HS2019 ecotype Mariana Trench chromosome 5, NWPU_hadal_v1, whole genome shotgun sequence genomic stretch:
- the hps3 gene encoding Hermansky-Pudlak syndrome 3 protein isoform X2 → MVHVYNCHPFSSQQIVKVEQEPGLICCGGGALFVVAAGGCKVDAYSVEKEGCPLICRFATMGTVKNIQHSKIGDYLVTIEEKNSATYLRAYTNWRHQAEGKARVGVRLLGHLLGGASVRGGVQMEIIEIPLSERPVAVACCSVTGDLVVGCESTLVLFALRRQSQLSLNESLQSSSLGQDQIICSNQNFLDFERLVVLHLPKIKPKQVALCGRYVAVQAELEVLVLKLDISSESKTLEESSDTKKTDHLEDQADFQVLLRHQELLGDRAKNCDIPVRVEKTGLEDSTGQCTLSYVLFRRFTPDFFQGCSVEETQLHSLQLYPLFTGNQSESLEEPLCIFCFFSLPSAGYLYSLKGGVELLSAYQYPEKVLKAVLTDHLLHVITKSALQCFTVRCAAVAARMEDPYIDTTMKACPPCSLEVCALRLQLFIGLRSVCVSGRHVILLSTADTEAPEESERTPQRRCLSRKWTISSPKETSTAGHGWNLYVVDTVSPLTLYQEMVEYSERYAETNPQAQSLRHLLSEAHLLIRSALLQTSEQQPRVEGDPALSLQTDADGPAEKQTAVQTDRQELEEALRQNCAQLGDCFSRASQKDCHLALPYYRMSDLSVTEITARNRPLPSSPHSYGPGFLFYLKHYLFEETEQTLSREAADEVIEIFSQSEPSQLVSVCASPSLINISPAQTLQILQHLEDKAGVSVPLTTTMATMMLRLDDMPQYTHLMERHAEMLLVYGFIEEPRLLLHGGGGGQHTQTRPTALTRQLAKSQPGLLVAAVVALHENNKVQLEQADHIFKELGCENCLQVDFWEAMLMASSQETLIQELLFRVASVYIDRLTSTTSDTHSNKPHAPSRRRPLKSADDLVLSLKNDCCSLCSVGSNSRLLVVFDHHFY, encoded by the exons ATGGTGCATGTCTACAACTGCCATCCTTTCTCCTCACAGCAGATAGTAAAG GTGGAGCAGGAGCCTGGACTGATCTGCTGTGGAGGTGGAGCCCTGTTCGTGGTGGCTGCTGGAGGATGCAag GTGGATGCCTACAGTGTGGAGAAGGAGGGCTGCCCTCTCATCTGTCGCTTTGCCACCATGGGCACTGTGAAGAACATCCAGCACAGCAAGATag GAGATTACCTGGTGACAATCGAGGAgaaaaacagcgccacctaccTGAGAGCCTACACCAACTGGCGCCATCAG GCGGAGGGAAAGGCCCGTGTCGGGGTGCGCTTGTTGGGCCACCTGCTGGGTGGGGCGTCTGTGCGTGGCGGAGTGCAGATGGAGATCATTGAGATCCCTCTGTCAGAGCGCCCTGTTGCTGTGGCGTGTTGCTCAGTAACAGGAGACCTTGTGGTCGGCTGTGAGAGCACGCTGGTTCTGTTTGCTTTGAGGAGACAGAGCCAGCTGAGCCTG AATGAAAGTCTGCAGAGTTCCAGTCTGGGTCAAG ATCAGATCATATGTTCAAACCAGAATTTTCTTGATTTTGAACGCTTAGTTGTCCTGCATCTTCCAAAAATCAAGCCGAAACAG GTGGCGCTTTGTGGAAGATATGTGGCAGTTCAGGCGGAGCTGGAAGTGCTGGTTTTAAAACTGGACATATCCTCTGAATCTAAAACCCTGGAAGAATCATCGGACACAAAGAAAA cagatcATCTGGAAGACCAGGCAGACTTTCAGGTCCTTCTGAGACACCAGGAGTTGCTCGGTGATCGAGCTAAAAACTGTGACATTCCTGTTCGCGTCGAAAAGACCGGCCTGGAGGACAGCACAGGGCAATGCACTCTGTCTTATGTTCTCTTCAG GCGTTTTACTCCAGACTTCTTCCAGGGCTGCAGTGTGGAGGAGACTCAACTCCACTCTCTACAGCTCTACCCGCTGTTCACCG GTAACCAGTCAGAATCTCTGGAAGAACCATTGTGCATATTctgcttcttctctctcccgtcCGCTGGCTACCTGTACAGTCTGAAGGGCGGCGTCGAGCTCCTCTCGGCCTATCAGTATCCAGAGAAGGTCCTGAAGGCGGTGCTAACAGACCACCTGTTGCACGTCATAACAAA GAGTGCATTGCAGTGTTTCACCGTGCGCTGTGCGGCAGTAGCAGCCAGGATGGAAGACCCCTACATCGATACCACCATGAAG GCCTGTCCACCCTGCAGCCTGGAGGTGTGTGCGCTCAGGTTGCAGCTGTTCATTGGTCTGCGCTCAGTGTGTGTCTCCGGCCGCCATGTTATCCTGCTCTCCACCGCCGACACGGAGGCACCAGAGGAATCAGAACGCACCCCACAACGCAGATGCCT gagcaggaagtggacaATCTCTTCCCCCAAAGAAACCAGCACTGCAGGACACGGATGGAACCTCTATGTGGTCGACACTGTCTCCCCACTCACTCTCTACCAAGAGATG GTGGAATACAGCGAGCGGTACGCGGAGACCAACCCACAGGCTCAAAGTCTTCGGCACCTGCTGAGCGAAGCTCACCTCCTCATCCGCAGCGCCTTACTCCAAACATCAGAGCAGCAACCACGCGTTGAGGGAGACCCCGCGCTGTCTCTGCAGACAGATGCAGATGGACCAGCTGAGAAGCAGACAGctgtacagacagacagacaagaacTGGAGGAGGCACTCCGACAAAACTGTGCACAGCTGGGAGACTGTTTcagcag GGCGAGTCAGAAGGACTGCCACCTGGCTCTGCCGTACTACAGGATGTCTGATCTGTCAGTCACAGAGATCACGGCCAGGAACCGGCCGCTTCCCAGCAGCCCTCACTCCTACGGCCCCGGGTTCCTCTTCTACCTGAAGCATTACCTGTTTGAAGAAACAGAGCAGACTCTCAGTCGG GAGGCAGCTGATGAGGTCATAGAGATTTTCAGCCAATCCGAGCCCTCACAgcttgtcagtgtgtgtgccaGCCCGTCCCTGATAAACATCAGTCCTGCCCAGACCCTGCAAATCCTACAACATCTGGAAGACAAAGCTGGCGTCTCTGTTCCTTTGACAACCACCATGGCAACCATGATGCTGCGTTTGGACGACATGCCACAGTACACACATCTGATGGAAAGACACGCTGAG ATGCTGCTGGTCTACGGGTTCATTGAGGAGCCAAGACTGTTGCTGCATGGCGGCGGTGGAGGCCAGCACACCCAAACCCGTCCCACGGCGTTGACCCGCCAATTGGCGAAGTCCCAACCAGGACTGCTTGTGGCCGCCGTGGTGGCTTTACATGAAAACAACAAAGTTCAGCTGGAGCAGGCTGATCACAtcttcaag gaGCTGGGCTGTGAGAACTGCTTACAGGTGGATTTCTGGGAGGCGATGCTCATGGCCTCCTCACAGGAAACTCTCATCCAGGAACTTCTGTTCCGAGTGGCGTCTGTCTACATCGACCGACTGACGAGTACAACCTCGGATACACACAGCAACAAACCACACGCACCTTCAAGACGCAGGCCACTGAAGAGTGCTGACGATCTGGTACTGTCGCTAAAAAATGACTGCTGTTCTCTTTGTTCGGTAGGGAGCAATTCAAGACTCCTCGTGGTGTTTGACCACCACTTTTATTGA
- the hps3 gene encoding Hermansky-Pudlak syndrome 3 protein isoform X1, which yields MVHVYNCHPFSSQQIVKVEQEPGLICCGGGALFVVAAGGCKVDAYSVEKEGCPLICRFATMGTVKNIQHSKIGDYLVTIEEKNSATYLRAYTNWRHQAEGKARVGVRLLGHLLGGASVRGGVQMEIIEIPLSERPVAVACCSVTGDLVVGCESTLVLFALRRQSQLSLNESLQSSSLGQDQIICSNQNFLDFERLVVLHLPKIKPKQVALCGRYVAVQAELEVLVLKLDISSESKTLEESSDTKKTDHLEDQADFQVLLRHQELLGDRAKNCDIPVRVEKTGLEDSTGQCTLSYVLFRRFTPDFFQGCSVEETQLHSLQLYPLFTGNQSESLEEPLCIFCFFSLPSAGYLYSLKGGVELLSAYQYPEKVLKAVLTDHLLHVITKSALQCFTVRCAAVAARMEDPYIDTTMKACPPCSLEVCALRLQLFIGLRSVCVSGRHVILLSTADTEAPEESERTPQRRCLSRKWTISSPKETSTAGHGWNLYVVDTVSPLTLYQEMVEYSERYAETNPQAQSLRHLLSEAHLLIRSALLQTSEQQPRVEGDPALSLQTDADGPAEKQTAVQTDRQELEEALRQNCAQLGDCFSRASQKDCHLALPYYRMSDLSVTEITARNRPLPSSPHSYGPGFLFYLKHYLFEETEQTLSREAADEVIEIFSQSEPSQLVSVCASPSLINISPAQTLQILQHLEDKAGVSVPLTTTMATMMLRLDDMPQYTHLMERHAEMLLVYGFIEEPRLLLHGGGGGQHTQTRPTALTRQLAKSQPGLLVAAVVALHENNKVQLEQADHIFKELGCENCLQVDFWEAMLMASSQETLIQELLFRVASVYIDRLTSTTSDTHSNKPHAPSRRRPLKSADDLINSCSHYGALYPWLTVLNPAHTTSSQHQEALYKLQALLCGPSLSVGSIMPLMERLSEETLWGFSLHLLCATRAGQYDSSIEKLLDRCPQAIIAYANHQLQDKHMALWWQKLLPELCNRTRAAADNSILLAALKETLVVVAMETSPTEFLELMPEDGTASYFLPHLLTCSQRHMQA from the exons ATGGTGCATGTCTACAACTGCCATCCTTTCTCCTCACAGCAGATAGTAAAG GTGGAGCAGGAGCCTGGACTGATCTGCTGTGGAGGTGGAGCCCTGTTCGTGGTGGCTGCTGGAGGATGCAag GTGGATGCCTACAGTGTGGAGAAGGAGGGCTGCCCTCTCATCTGTCGCTTTGCCACCATGGGCACTGTGAAGAACATCCAGCACAGCAAGATag GAGATTACCTGGTGACAATCGAGGAgaaaaacagcgccacctaccTGAGAGCCTACACCAACTGGCGCCATCAG GCGGAGGGAAAGGCCCGTGTCGGGGTGCGCTTGTTGGGCCACCTGCTGGGTGGGGCGTCTGTGCGTGGCGGAGTGCAGATGGAGATCATTGAGATCCCTCTGTCAGAGCGCCCTGTTGCTGTGGCGTGTTGCTCAGTAACAGGAGACCTTGTGGTCGGCTGTGAGAGCACGCTGGTTCTGTTTGCTTTGAGGAGACAGAGCCAGCTGAGCCTG AATGAAAGTCTGCAGAGTTCCAGTCTGGGTCAAG ATCAGATCATATGTTCAAACCAGAATTTTCTTGATTTTGAACGCTTAGTTGTCCTGCATCTTCCAAAAATCAAGCCGAAACAG GTGGCGCTTTGTGGAAGATATGTGGCAGTTCAGGCGGAGCTGGAAGTGCTGGTTTTAAAACTGGACATATCCTCTGAATCTAAAACCCTGGAAGAATCATCGGACACAAAGAAAA cagatcATCTGGAAGACCAGGCAGACTTTCAGGTCCTTCTGAGACACCAGGAGTTGCTCGGTGATCGAGCTAAAAACTGTGACATTCCTGTTCGCGTCGAAAAGACCGGCCTGGAGGACAGCACAGGGCAATGCACTCTGTCTTATGTTCTCTTCAG GCGTTTTACTCCAGACTTCTTCCAGGGCTGCAGTGTGGAGGAGACTCAACTCCACTCTCTACAGCTCTACCCGCTGTTCACCG GTAACCAGTCAGAATCTCTGGAAGAACCATTGTGCATATTctgcttcttctctctcccgtcCGCTGGCTACCTGTACAGTCTGAAGGGCGGCGTCGAGCTCCTCTCGGCCTATCAGTATCCAGAGAAGGTCCTGAAGGCGGTGCTAACAGACCACCTGTTGCACGTCATAACAAA GAGTGCATTGCAGTGTTTCACCGTGCGCTGTGCGGCAGTAGCAGCCAGGATGGAAGACCCCTACATCGATACCACCATGAAG GCCTGTCCACCCTGCAGCCTGGAGGTGTGTGCGCTCAGGTTGCAGCTGTTCATTGGTCTGCGCTCAGTGTGTGTCTCCGGCCGCCATGTTATCCTGCTCTCCACCGCCGACACGGAGGCACCAGAGGAATCAGAACGCACCCCACAACGCAGATGCCT gagcaggaagtggacaATCTCTTCCCCCAAAGAAACCAGCACTGCAGGACACGGATGGAACCTCTATGTGGTCGACACTGTCTCCCCACTCACTCTCTACCAAGAGATG GTGGAATACAGCGAGCGGTACGCGGAGACCAACCCACAGGCTCAAAGTCTTCGGCACCTGCTGAGCGAAGCTCACCTCCTCATCCGCAGCGCCTTACTCCAAACATCAGAGCAGCAACCACGCGTTGAGGGAGACCCCGCGCTGTCTCTGCAGACAGATGCAGATGGACCAGCTGAGAAGCAGACAGctgtacagacagacagacaagaacTGGAGGAGGCACTCCGACAAAACTGTGCACAGCTGGGAGACTGTTTcagcag GGCGAGTCAGAAGGACTGCCACCTGGCTCTGCCGTACTACAGGATGTCTGATCTGTCAGTCACAGAGATCACGGCCAGGAACCGGCCGCTTCCCAGCAGCCCTCACTCCTACGGCCCCGGGTTCCTCTTCTACCTGAAGCATTACCTGTTTGAAGAAACAGAGCAGACTCTCAGTCGG GAGGCAGCTGATGAGGTCATAGAGATTTTCAGCCAATCCGAGCCCTCACAgcttgtcagtgtgtgtgccaGCCCGTCCCTGATAAACATCAGTCCTGCCCAGACCCTGCAAATCCTACAACATCTGGAAGACAAAGCTGGCGTCTCTGTTCCTTTGACAACCACCATGGCAACCATGATGCTGCGTTTGGACGACATGCCACAGTACACACATCTGATGGAAAGACACGCTGAG ATGCTGCTGGTCTACGGGTTCATTGAGGAGCCAAGACTGTTGCTGCATGGCGGCGGTGGAGGCCAGCACACCCAAACCCGTCCCACGGCGTTGACCCGCCAATTGGCGAAGTCCCAACCAGGACTGCTTGTGGCCGCCGTGGTGGCTTTACATGAAAACAACAAAGTTCAGCTGGAGCAGGCTGATCACAtcttcaag gaGCTGGGCTGTGAGAACTGCTTACAGGTGGATTTCTGGGAGGCGATGCTCATGGCCTCCTCACAGGAAACTCTCATCCAGGAACTTCTGTTCCGAGTGGCGTCTGTCTACATCGACCGACTGACGAGTACAACCTCGGATACACACAGCAACAAACCACACGCACCTTCAAGACGCAGGCCACTGAAGAGTGCTGACGATCTG atAAACTCGTGCTCCCATTACGGCGCTCTCTACCCGTGGCTCACTGTTCTCAATCCAGCGCACACCACCAGCTCTCAACACCAGGAGGCGCTATACAAACTGCAG GCTCTCCTGTGTGGTCCGTCCCTGTCAGTGGGCTCCATCATGCCCCTGATGGAGCGTCTTTCAGAGGAAACCTTATGGGGCTTCAGCCTGCACCTCCTCTGTGCTACCAGGGCGGGTCAATATGACAGCAGCATTGAAAAGCTGCTGGACCGATGTCCTCAGGCCATCATAGCCTACGCTAACCACCAGTTACAAGACAAGCATATG GCGTTATGGTGGCAGAAGCTGCTCCCAGAGCTTTGTAACAGGACGAGAGCTGCCGCAGACAACAGCATCCTATTGGCCGCTCTCAAAG AGACGCTGGTcgtggttgccatggagacgagTCCAACAGAGTTTCTGGAACTGATGCCTGAGGATGGTACCGCCTCATACTTCCTGCCTCACTTGTTGACATGTAGCCAGAGACACATGCAGGCCTGA